The genomic window TGGATAATCACTAATAATTTAATAATTTTTATATCTACCAACTAAAATTAGTGTTTAATAAAACAATGACAAATACAAGAAGAGATGTACACTAATTTTTAGTGTACATCTCTCTGAAAAATTAACTATTTTTTATCTGATTTACTTTTAAAAAGTATTATAACATAACCTAATATTACTATTGCAAAAGGTAACAATTGTATGTACCAAACTAATCCTAGAGATGAAAATATATCATCTAATACCATTGCTACCATAACAATTATAAGAACAGCTATAAATTTTTTATCCATATTTATCTCTCCATTATTATAAATATTTTTAATATTGTTTTGTATTAACTATTCAAATATAGTCCAAACTCCATTTTCTACACCATCATATCTATCAAGAGCTTTAGCTACAAAGTCGCCTACACTAAATGATAAGTAATTTATTATTTGTCCACCTAAAAATCCTGCAACTTTATTTGCATCCCTAACCCATTTTGTTGATAGGGTACTTAAATGTACTGCTCCACTTTTTTGTGCTAATACCTGATATTGTTCTTTACTTTTTTTCTAAAGCATCTTTTTGAAAGCACATCACCTTCATTTATAAATACTTCTTTTATTTCGCCGGAAGCTTTGGTTATAATAAATAAACAATTACTTATTCTTAATTCCTTCTTTATTTCATATGAAGCTTCAACATTATAAATTGAATTTTAAAAAACCAACTTTACTTATATAAAACTTATAATAATATCCCTTCTTCTCTATTAAACTTTCGTGAGTTCCTTCTTCAACTATCTTTCCCTTATCCATAACATAAATTATGTCGCAAACTCTCATAGTTGATAATCTATGACCTATAATAAGCATAATCATATTCTTGCATTTTTTAAACAAAATATCAAATAGTCTAGCTTCACTTATAAAATCTAAATTACTTGTTGCCTCATCTAATAATGATGATGTAATGGTGAAAAATAAGCTTATACAAAGGCCCGTTAAAGATGTTCTTGAAAACATCTTAGAAGCAGAAATAGAAGAACATTTAGGTAGAAATAAATACGAAAGAAAAAAAACTCTAGATGAATCAAAAAAAGAACTATAGAAATTGATATAGCACTAAGAGTTTAAGAAGCTCCTTCGGTTATTTGGACTTAGACATACCCCGTGATAAAAATGCAGAATTTGAACCACAAATTATAAAAAAATATTACTGAAAATAAAAATTTCCAGTAATATTAAAACAACAAAAATAATAATAACACAAAACTATCTAGTCTCTCCTCTTTAATTACACAGAACTATCTAGTCTCTCGCAGTTAGTAAAAATATTTAAATTTACTATCTACTCTTATTTATTAATCACTCTTCTGTCGTAATAAGTTGTGCTCCAACAAATGTTGTTATAAACCATATAACAAGCGCTATTACTAATATAATTATACTTTTTGTATATCCTGCATAATCTATTAAGCCAAATGATATCATTATTAAACCTAATGCATAAAAGCTATTTCCTAAATAATCACTAACTTTATTTAAAAATGTATACTCACTTTTATCATCTAAAGGTTCTTTATAAGCCTTAATATAAGGATTAATTCTTCCTTTCTTTATTAGTAATCCAAGTGATATTGCAATAACCATCATAATTATGCTAGTAAATAAAATTAGCATAATATTTCACCCCTAAATCAATAATAAATATTGATTTATTATATTCAATAGTTTACTTTATTGACATTAATTTATGAATAAACAGGCCACTTCTAGGTTTAGGCTCAAACCATGTAGATTTTGGTGGCATTATTCTACCACTATCTGCAATATTCATAATATCCTCAATTGATGTTGGGAACATCGAAAAACTTACTTTCATGTCTGTGTTAGCTCGTTTTTCTAATTCTTCTAATCCTCTTACCCCTCCAATAAAAGCTATTCTTTTTGATTTTCTAGGATCATCTATTCCTAATATAGGATTTAAAAGATTATTTTGTAATATTGATACATCTAGCTGTTCAACTGGATCATTTATATTATATGTTCCACCTTTTGCTTCTAATAGATACCACTTTTTTCTAAATACATTCCAAAAGTATGTTTTTTATTTGGTTTTACTCTATCAGCTGAATGTTTTATTATGAACTTTTCTTTTACTCTATCTAAAAACTCTTCTTTAGTTAAATTATTTAAATCTTTAACTGTTCTATTATAGTCTAAAACTTCTAATTCACTATCTGGATATATTATTGATAAGAAGAAATTAAACTCTTCATCTCCTGTATATTTACCTTTTTCTTTTCTCCTAAGTTCTGCAACCTTAACAGCTGAAGCTGATCTATGATGTCCATCAGCAATATATAAATATTCAACATCTTTAAATAAATCTTGTAATTTATCTACTTCTTCTTTATTATCAATTACCCAAACCACATGTCCATTACCATCTTCTGATATAAAATCATAAATCGGCTTCTTTTTAACCCAATTATCTATTATACTAGTTATCTTTTTATTTTCTCTATAAGTCATAAATATTGGTCCTGTATTAGCATTACATGCATCAACATGATTAATCCTATCAATTTCTTTTTCTTCCCTTGTTAACTCATGCTTTCTAATAATATTATTTCTATAATCATCCACAGAAGTACATAATACTAATCCTGTTTGTTCTCTTCCTTTCATTATTTGCCTATATATATATAAACAAGGGATATTATCTTGAACATACCATTTTAAATCTACCATTTTATCTAAATTTTCTTTTGCTTTATTATAAACACTACTATCATACATATCTATAGAATCATCTAAATCTATTTCTGCTCTATCTACATGCAAAAATGAATATTCATTTCCATGTACTATTTCTTTTGCTTCTTTCCTATTCATAACATCATAGGGCAATGCCGCTATTTTTGAAGCAAGTTCTTCTGTGGGTCTCAATGCCATAAAAGGTCTAACTATTGCCATACTTTCTCCTCCTAAGATTAAATATTAATCATCTATTTTAAAGAAGTCTTTTATAATTGATACAACTTCTTCTCCTATTCTTTCTTGAGC from Clostridium septicum includes these protein-coding regions:
- a CDS encoding DUF3784 domain-containing protein, whose protein sequence is MLILFTSIIMMVIAISLGLLIKKGRINPYIKAYKEPLDDKSEYTFLNKVSDYLGNSFYALGLIMISFGLIDYAGYTKSIIILVIALVIWFITTFVGAQLITTEE